One segment of Triticum aestivum cultivar Chinese Spring chromosome 2A, IWGSC CS RefSeq v2.1, whole genome shotgun sequence DNA contains the following:
- the LOC123186731 gene encoding uncharacterized protein, with amino-acid sequence MLHRKEHNSYIRMGGDYVPILVLLCFLFRPCYPTLVESIDMDGNLQKNEKNTTLLSPKSFQFPWRADFTDEGSNIISHYAMWHTMPGQFYGLRAEMSIWASPNIENSQESGASIQIYCQDRGHYSLIQAGFHISPSLYHNRDIRFFTYWTKDSRSKGCYNLQCGGFVPASGAKLVPGQAIAPPSIYGIQDHYIRLSLNKDPNSGDWVVYRHDLETPSFLGHFPKELCPETPRIQALTGFVNYLKNAHGPPMGSGHFPDYNEKKSAYFNHIKKYNSKGQAFDPRYTGMVKLVDRKDCYDANDLFLEFKKGYTFNYGGPGGCIG; translated from the exons ATGCTTCATCGAAAGGAACACAATTCCTATATACGAATGGGTGGTGATTATGTTCCCATATTGGTCTTACTGTGTTTTTTGTTTAGACCTTGCTACCCCACCTTGGTTGAATCAATAGACATGGATGGAAATCTACAGAAGAATGAGAAG AACACCACTCTTTTAAGTCCTAAAAGTTTTCAATTTCCATGGAGAGCTGATTTCACGGATgaggggagtaatattatttctcaT TATGCAATGTGGCACACAATGCCAGGACAATTCTATGGCCTTCGAGCTGAAATGAGTATATGGGCTTCACCAAATATTGAAAACTCTCAAGAATCTGGAGCATCCATACAAATCTATTGTCAAGATCGAGGACACTACAGCTTAATTCAAGCCGGCTTCCAC ATTTCGCCCTCTTTGTACCATAACAGAGATATCCGCTTCTTTACATATTGGACT AAGGACTCGAGATCAAAGGGGTGCTACAACTTACAATGCGGAGGATTTGTTCCTGCGAGTGGAGCTAAGCTAGTGCCGGGACAAGCCATTGCTCCTCCATCAATTTATGGCATACAAGATCACTACATCAGGCTTAGCCTCAACAAG GATCCAAATTCTGGAGATTGGGTGGTGTACCGTCATGATTTAGAAACACCGTCATTCTTGGGACATTTTCCAAAGGAGCTTTGCCCTGAAACACCACGTATACAAGCATTGACTGGATTCGTGAATTACTTAAAGAATGCACATGGTCCACCAATGGGTAGTGGACACTTCCCTGATTATAATGAGAAGAAATCTGCCTACTTCAATCACATTAAGAAATACAACTCAAAGGGTCAAGCTTTTGACCCCCGTTACACTGGGATGGTCAAGTTAGTTGATAGGAAAGATTGTTATGATGCAAATGATTTATTTCTCGAATTTAAGAAGGGTTATACGTTCAACTATGGTGGACCAGGTGGTTGTATTGGTTGA